In one Streptomyces sp. NBC_01241 genomic region, the following are encoded:
- a CDS encoding DUF4253 domain-containing protein — MATLPNPLPSLATSGLQLPPGSLVDATLDGVWHEPLLWCGDEPASYGTWAGLREAGRPVGLIPVLIDGGNRDQWPDTWDLAPDRTSYPGDHDAEEVLGEYWADCAPDELDAAEDEWPGLAPAPSVDGQSTPDGLAAEIADECVGPDGWFPGTRAALVPARRSADIPAAIGWSGPVNYEDDVARLCAVLRSWEDRFGIRVVVLGFDTLTVSVGRPPTTLSEARALAAEHFAFCPDNINQNPPYDLDVYAEKMVLNQETWSFWWD, encoded by the coding sequence ATGGCGACGCTCCCGAACCCGCTCCCGTCCCTGGCCACGTCAGGGCTCCAACTCCCGCCCGGCTCACTGGTGGACGCCACGCTCGACGGCGTGTGGCACGAGCCATTGCTCTGGTGCGGGGACGAGCCCGCGTCGTACGGGACGTGGGCCGGGCTGCGTGAGGCGGGCCGGCCGGTCGGGCTCATACCCGTACTGATCGACGGCGGCAATCGCGACCAGTGGCCCGACACCTGGGACCTGGCCCCGGACAGGACGTCGTACCCCGGTGATCACGACGCCGAGGAAGTGCTCGGCGAGTACTGGGCGGACTGCGCACCCGACGAACTCGACGCCGCCGAGGACGAGTGGCCGGGCCTGGCACCCGCCCCGTCCGTCGACGGGCAGTCCACCCCGGACGGCCTGGCGGCCGAGATCGCGGACGAGTGCGTCGGCCCGGACGGCTGGTTCCCCGGTACCCGGGCGGCGCTCGTCCCGGCCCGGCGCAGCGCGGACATCCCGGCGGCGATCGGCTGGTCGGGACCGGTCAACTACGAGGACGACGTGGCCCGGCTCTGCGCCGTGCTCCGCTCCTGGGAGGACCGTTTCGGCATACGGGTCGTGGTGCTCGGCTTCGACACCCTGACCGTGTCCGTCGGACGCCCGCCCACCACCCTCTCCGAGGCACGGGCGCTCGCCGCCGAGCACTTCGCGTTCTGCCCGGACAACATCAACCAGAACCCGCCGTATGACCTGGATGTGTACGCCGAGAAGATGGTGCTGAACCAGGAGACCTGGTCGTTCTGGTGGGACTAG
- a CDS encoding PLP-dependent aminotransferase family protein, protein MTTTADIAAAVPALAARTADVGGSPVREILALTARPEVISFAGGLPAPELFDAEGIRAAYDAVLRESPRQVLQYSTTEGDPSLRTAVAARLTTRGLPTDPADLLITGGSQQGLSLLASALLEPGDTVLVEDPSYLAALQCFGLAAARIIPVPTDEDGIMPDALDALVAAERPKLLYLVPNFQNPTGRTLSLARRQAVAEVAARHGLWIVEDDPYGELRFSGKPVQWIAGCAGAEDRTVLLSSFSKVMAPGLRLGWLRAPAALRRACVIAKQAADLHTSTIDQAAAARYLADSDLDAHLATVRDAYRERRDALLAGLADALPAGSSWNRPDGGMFLWARLPSDRDATVLLRQAVAHNVAYVPGAPFFAGDPDPATLRLSFTTHTPSEIADGLNRLAKALR, encoded by the coding sequence ATGACAACCACAGCCGATATCGCCGCCGCCGTCCCCGCTCTTGCCGCTCGTACCGCCGACGTGGGCGGGTCGCCCGTACGGGAGATCCTGGCGCTGACCGCCCGCCCCGAGGTCATCTCGTTCGCGGGCGGCCTCCCCGCCCCCGAACTCTTCGACGCGGAGGGCATCCGCGCGGCCTACGACGCGGTGCTGCGCGAGTCGCCGCGGCAGGTGCTGCAGTACTCGACCACCGAGGGCGACCCGTCGCTGCGTACGGCCGTCGCCGCCCGGCTCACCACGCGCGGCCTGCCGACCGACCCCGCCGACCTGCTGATCACCGGCGGCTCGCAGCAGGGCCTGTCGCTGCTGGCCTCGGCCCTGTTGGAGCCCGGCGACACCGTTCTGGTCGAGGACCCCAGCTATCTCGCCGCGCTGCAGTGCTTCGGACTCGCCGCCGCGCGGATCATCCCCGTCCCCACCGATGAGGACGGCATCATGCCGGACGCGCTGGACGCGCTCGTCGCGGCGGAACGGCCCAAGCTGCTGTATCTGGTGCCCAACTTCCAGAATCCGACCGGCCGAACGCTGTCGCTCGCACGCCGGCAAGCGGTCGCGGAGGTGGCGGCACGGCACGGGCTCTGGATCGTCGAGGACGACCCGTACGGCGAACTGCGCTTCAGCGGCAAGCCTGTTCAGTGGATCGCGGGCTGCGCCGGGGCAGAGGACCGCACAGTGCTGCTGAGCAGCTTCTCCAAGGTGATGGCCCCCGGGCTGCGGCTCGGCTGGCTGCGCGCCCCGGCCGCGCTCCGGCGCGCCTGCGTCATCGCCAAGCAGGCCGCCGACCTGCACACGTCGACCATCGACCAGGCCGCTGCGGCCCGCTACCTCGCCGACTCCGACCTGGACGCCCACCTCGCCACCGTCCGCGACGCCTACCGCGAGCGCCGCGACGCCCTGCTCGCCGGACTGGCGGACGCGTTGCCCGCCGGAAGCAGTTGGAACCGGCCGGACGGCGGCATGTTCCTCTGGGCCCGTCTCCCCTCCGACCGCGACGCGACCGTCCTGCTCCGGCAAGCGGTCGCCCACAACGTGGCCTACGTCCCCGGCGCCCCCTTCTTCGCGGGTGACCCGGACCCGGCGACGCTGCGCCTGTCGTTCACCACCCACACCCCGTCCGAGATCGCGGACGGCCTGAACCGCCTGGCCAAGGCCCTCCGCTGA
- a CDS encoding GNAT family N-acetyltransferase, protein MNAAIPLHAGATPSAPALVLRPWRMEDVAALVEVCQDSAVRHWTAVAVTSGADGARWVRAQQDSWAAKHRFGFAVLEAQPDAVHERLAGGMVLKEVAPGKPSAEVGYWTAAHARGRGVAPRALEALTNWAFDTFGADGLKRLELLHQEDNLASCRVARKSGYEFDRVLPAAPPAFPLDGHLHIRHADS, encoded by the coding sequence ATGAACGCCGCCATCCCACTGCACGCGGGCGCGACGCCGTCCGCCCCCGCTCTCGTTCTTCGGCCCTGGCGCATGGAGGACGTCGCCGCACTGGTCGAGGTGTGCCAGGACTCCGCCGTGCGCCACTGGACGGCCGTGGCCGTGACCAGCGGCGCCGACGGGGCGCGGTGGGTGCGGGCCCAGCAGGATAGCTGGGCAGCAAAGCACCGGTTCGGCTTCGCCGTCCTTGAAGCACAACCCGACGCGGTTCACGAACGATTGGCAGGCGGCATGGTCCTCAAGGAAGTCGCACCCGGCAAACCCTCAGCCGAGGTGGGCTACTGGACCGCGGCACACGCTCGGGGGCGGGGTGTGGCCCCTCGCGCCCTGGAGGCCCTCACCAACTGGGCCTTCGACACCTTCGGCGCGGACGGGCTGAAGCGTCTCGAACTCCTTCACCAGGAGGACAACCTGGCATCGTGCCGCGTCGCGCGGAAGAGCGGGTACGAGTTCGACAGAGTCCTGCCCGCAGCCCCGCCCGCCTTCCCCCTCGATGGCCATCTGCACATACGACACGCGGATTCCTGA
- a CDS encoding maltokinase N-terminal cap-like domain-containing protein — MAVIHNTTTLTPTKLELLTTWLPAQPWYRGKAGQQPELARTGGFRLDDPEGEVGIEFMVATDTSGDQPVAYQIPFSYRGAPIPGADEALIGTTEHGVLGKRWVYDGTRDPVLVAQLFALVVGEAEPQMQSTSNTPDPSVTGWFAETGIKAALASTTVTDAPDGTDLLVETAPDGRRLAIHINRVLQPGQDTYEQALGHVTADVPLPDGTKARTAFAVVHAHP; from the coding sequence ATGGCTGTCATCCACAACACCACCACCCTGACGCCCACCAAACTGGAACTGCTCACCACCTGGCTGCCCGCACAGCCCTGGTACCGCGGCAAGGCGGGGCAGCAGCCCGAGTTGGCCAGGACCGGCGGATTCCGGCTGGACGACCCGGAGGGCGAGGTGGGGATCGAGTTCATGGTGGCCACCGACACGTCGGGGGACCAACCCGTCGCGTACCAGATCCCGTTCAGCTACCGAGGCGCGCCGATCCCGGGCGCCGACGAAGCACTCATCGGTACGACGGAGCACGGGGTGCTGGGGAAGCGGTGGGTGTACGACGGGACGCGTGACCCGGTCCTCGTCGCCCAGCTGTTCGCACTGGTCGTCGGCGAGGCCGAGCCGCAGATGCAGAGCACGAGCAACACCCCCGACCCGTCCGTGACCGGTTGGTTCGCGGAGACCGGCATCAAGGCCGCGCTCGCCTCCACGACCGTGACCGACGCCCCGGACGGTACGGACCTCCTCGTGGAGACAGCACCCGACGGACGTCGGCTGGCCATCCACATCAACCGCGTTCTCCAACCCGGCCAGGACACCTACGAGCAGGCACTCGGCCACGTCACCGCAGACGTACCACTGCCCGACGGCACCAAGGCACGCACCGCGTTCGCCGTCGTCCACGCACACCCATAA
- the hemB gene encoding porphobilinogen synthase — protein MTVYGNFPGSRPRRLRTTPVMRRMVAETRLDPANLILPAFVREGIDAPVAISAMPGVQQHTLDTLRKAAVEAVSAGVCGIMLFGVPTDEKKDARGSAGTDPDGILQVGLRAVREEVGDELVVMSDLCLDEYTDHGHCGVLTADGRVDNDATLERYAEMAQVQADAGAHVVGPSGMMDGQVGVVRDALDQTGHEDVSILAYTAKYSSAFFGPFREAVGSSLKGDRKTYQQDPANTRESLRELALDLEEGADMVMVKPAGPYLDILAKFADSVDVPVAAYQVSGEYAMIEAAAERGWIDRDAAILESLTGIRRAGAQMILTYWATEVAQRLGRA, from the coding sequence ATGACTGTGTACGGAAACTTCCCCGGCTCCCGCCCCCGGCGGCTGCGGACGACCCCGGTGATGCGGCGCATGGTCGCCGAGACACGGCTCGACCCGGCGAACCTGATCCTGCCCGCGTTCGTGCGCGAGGGCATCGACGCGCCCGTCGCCATCTCGGCCATGCCCGGCGTCCAGCAGCACACCCTGGACACCTTGCGGAAGGCTGCCGTCGAGGCGGTGTCGGCCGGCGTCTGCGGGATCATGCTCTTCGGCGTCCCCACGGACGAGAAGAAGGATGCCCGGGGCTCGGCGGGCACGGATCCGGACGGGATCCTCCAGGTTGGTCTGCGCGCGGTGCGCGAGGAGGTCGGTGACGAGCTCGTCGTCATGTCGGACCTGTGTCTGGACGAGTACACGGACCACGGCCACTGCGGTGTCCTGACCGCCGACGGCCGCGTCGACAACGACGCGACGCTGGAGCGGTACGCCGAGATGGCCCAGGTCCAGGCCGACGCCGGCGCCCATGTGGTCGGTCCCAGCGGCATGATGGACGGCCAGGTCGGCGTCGTCCGTGACGCGCTGGACCAGACGGGCCACGAGGACGTCTCGATCCTCGCGTACACGGCGAAGTACTCGTCGGCGTTCTTCGGGCCGTTCCGCGAGGCCGTCGGGTCGTCGTTGAAGGGTGACCGCAAGACGTACCAACAGGACCCGGCGAACACCCGTGAGTCCCTGCGCGAGCTGGCGCTCGACCTCGAAGAGGGCGCGGACATGGTCATGGTCAAGCCGGCCGGCCCGTACCTCGACATCCTCGCGAAGTTCGCCGACTCGGTGGACGTGCCGGTCGCCGCGTACCAGGTCAGTGGCGAGTACGCGATGATCGAGGCGGCGGCGGAGCGCGGCTGGATCGACCGGGACGCGGCCATTCTGGAGAGCCTGACCGGGATCCGGCGGGCCGGGGCGCAGATGATCCTGACGTACTGGGCGACGGAGGTCGCGCAGCGGCTGGGGCGCGCGTAG